A window of Fusarium verticillioides 7600 chromosome 7, whole genome shotgun sequence genomic DNA:
ACCACTGACCCATGATTCCAAGGGTGTGTTTTCTGGTCTCAAGCAAGGTGTCCCAGTTACTCGGTACCATTCTCTTGCAGGTACCCACGTCACTTTGCCTGAGGACCTGGAGGTTTCCTCTTGGGTGGCTAAGCCTGATGGTTCCCCCGGTGTCATTCAAGGCGTTCGTCACAAGAAGTACACCATTGAGGGTGTTCAATTCCACCCTGAGAGTATCCTAACTGAAGGTGGACGAGCTATGATCACAAACTTTCTCCGCATGCAAGGAGGTACTTGGGAGGAGAACACTGGGTTCCAGAAGTCTGGTTCTGCCAACAGTGACGACTCGGCTGcacccaagcccaagaagaacaacattcTGCAGCGAATCTACGCCAACCGAAAGGCTGCTGTGGATGCTCAGAAGCAAattccttctcaaagattTGAGGATCTACAAGTTGCATACGATCTCAACGCTGCCCCTCCCCAGATTCCTTTTGTCAACCGACTACGACAGTCTCCTTTCGACGTTGCCTTGATGGCTGAGATCAAGCGCGGCTCCCCCTCTAAGGGCATCTTTGCCCTAGATATTTCTGCCCCTGCACAAGCTCGAAAGTACGCTCTGGCAGGCGCCAGTGTCATTTCCGTGCTCACTGAGCCTGAGTGGTTCAAGGGCAGTATCGAGGACTTGAGAGCCGTTCGACAAGTCTTGGATGGCATGCCCAACAGACCAGCAATCCTTCGCAAGGAgttcatctttgacgagtATCAGATCCTTGAGGCACGGTTGGCTGGTGCGGATACTGTTCTGCTCAttgtcaagatgcttgattCTGAGCTTCTACAAAGATTATATAACTATTCTCTCCAATTGGGTATGGAGCCTCTTGTTGAGGTTCAGAATGCTGAGGAAATGACGACTGCGGTTAAACTGGGCTCCAAGGTCATCGGTGTCAACAACCGTAATCTCGAGAGCTTCGAAGTTGATCTCAATACCACAGGCCGGCTACGCAGCATGGTGCCAGAAAGCACAATCATTTGCGCGCTCAGCGGTATCAACACCCATGATGACGTTTTGATGAACAAGAGGGATGGTGTCAATGCTGTTCTAGTTGGTGAGGCCATCATGAGAGCCCCCGACGCCAGTGTTTTTATCAGCCAACTATGCTCTGGAACCGAGCCCGCTGCTAAATCTGATGTCGTTTCATCATTGTACGTCAAGATTTGCGGTACTCGGAGTCCCGAGGCTGCCCGGAAGGCTGCCGAGTCAGGGGCAGACTTTGTTGGCATCTGCCTTGTTCCGGGTGCAAAGCGATGTATCTCACATGAGACTGCCCTTGCAATCTCAGAAGCAGTGCACACATATCCTAGCACTCGGAAATACGACACCCAAGTGGCAGCAGTAGACAACAAAGCCAGGGACTACTTCGAGGCTGCTGCCCAAAGACTTCGTAGCCCTCGACCTCAGCTCGTTGGTATTTTCCAGAACCAGCCTCTGAGCGAGGttttggagaagcagaagcaataCGACCTTGACCTAGTCCAGCTTCATGGCGACGAGCCAATCGAGTGGGCGAGCCTCATTCCTGTGCCCGTCGTCCGATGCTTCAAGCCTGGCCAAGTCGGGATTGCGCGCCGGGGATATCATActgttcctcttcttgactctggctctggatccggcaagcttctcaatgtcACCAACGTGCAGGCTGTTCTGGAGAGTGATCCTGAGCTTCGAGTCTTCCTTGCGGGCGGCCTCAACCCTGACAATGTGGCTGAGTCTGTCAAGGCTTTGGGTCCCCTGGCTGATCGAGtgattggtgttgatgtgagCAGtggtgtggaggaggatggaaaaCAAAGCCTAGACAAGATCGCAGCTTTCATaaaggctgccaaggaaATCCGATAAAAGATAGAACAAAATACAGGTTATACAATTTCAGAAAACGCTTATGAGCACTCAAGTTTGATTGAAGCCGTGGGGCTGTAAGCCATTTTAAAGTGTCCCCTTTTTAAGGTGGTCCTTATAATATTTCTTTCGTGGTAACCCTTTTCTGAGGCATAGAGATATTATCATCCCATTCTATGcactctctctctctctctctaaTAGCACAAGCCGTTATCAAACATGCACTTAGGCTCAGCGTCTCGCATTTTCATCTCTCCTCACAACAAGTCCTGATGTTGGGCTTTTACATtcacttctcttctttcttaACCTCTTCCTATACTCTCTCACTCTTCATTCTATCTTATAGTAGACGATCTTAAGGCTGATTGATACTACCTTTTCTCTTCCAAAGTCGTCATCTCCTTTCACCTTTCGTCCTGGCCAGCAACAATCTCTTCATCCCTTGCCACAGGATATCTACACCTTCGCCTACCAATACTTaatcttttcttcttatttCACTTTCAATTCTTTCTTCATTGGACTTCTGCATCCTTAACCCGCGTACAGCATTGATCGGTCTTCGTCCTTTGGCTTTTCGACAATTTATCAGCATTACATGAATTGCTGCAGACATGGTTTCTcagatcttcaagaaccGTATAATTGCAGCTGCAGGGCCTCTCCCTGGTCAGTTGACAGTGGAAAACCTGAAGCGATGGATCTCACTTCGCAAAGGCGTCTTTATCGACGACTTTGACGAGACTGTCACTCATCTCCTCTGCACCAAGGAACAGTTCGATAAGAAACTTCCCAAAGGTACTAATCTTTGTTTCATATTCTCCTACTTCGACAACTACTTATAACTTTATAGTCAGAAAGGCATTAAAACTTGGAAAGGGCATTCACATTGTTCATTGTGACTGGTTCGAGTACTCGAcagtcaacaacaagaaattGCCTGAAGCGGACTATTCCATGAGAAGTCTCATCGCAAAGGAAAAtgcaaagaagagagaaagggCTCGGGTCGAGAAGGGTAAAAGGAACGCAGAGAAATTTGTTGACACAAGTATGTTGTTCACAGTTCTGCTAATTTTTGAAAACTAAAGCTCTACTAGACCGCTTCCACCTCTATCGAGACCGTCTCAACTTTGTCTACCAGGTCGTCATCActcgagatgatgagttcaCAGGCGAGTTCGGACAGAAGTACTCTCTTTGCGTAAGTAAGACTTCTCGTCTCAAGTGTCTTCATACTAACAATAGACAGTTATGGGAGTCCAACGCCAAACCTCACTTATACTGGTTCACGGCAAAATTCCTGAAGCAAAGGGGTAGCTCGCAGCCCATGTATCACCGCCCTAGTCCTCACGAGGGAAAATGGAGGGCGGAGATGGAGCTGTTTATGGACTTCTTCAAAAAGAAGACTGGGATCGCTTGGGAAGATCGGGTGTCACTAGCCCAAACAATGCCCAGTTCATATTTTCAGTACGAGCCTCCGGTATGTCTCAAGCCTACTGCTATTCATGAATGATGTACTAATAATATTTAGTCCAGAGGAAAACCCATTGGGAGACGTCTAAAGCACGACATCGAGTATTGTCGAAAGATCAATGCTTCTATTCGTGGATTACCGTGGCCTCCCCCtaaggaagaggagcgtAAGACTGCCTCGGCTGAAGATGAGTCTGATGATGGCCCAATagcccttgaagaagaagaggacgaagtGATGGCTTCACCTTCCGATTCCCCTCGCGCTCCGGCGGAAAAATCTGCCCCAGATCcgaagaagcttggagacgGCAATGAAATGGCTTCTGAtcctgatgctgagaagcttACAGAAGAAAACGAATCCTGCTCCATCTTGGGGGCCTCTCGGGACTGCAGGGAAAAGATTCCACCTTCTGATTTTGAGTATTCTCAAGACGAAAAGGCAAGTACTACTAATTCTGAGACTATTGACGGCGAAAAGAAAGCCGAATCACCTCCTGAGTCtgaaaaggttgaggaaGCAGACAAATCGACTGATGTCTTTATGGATTGTGCAGAAACCAAGAGTGCTCTTGCTACTCCAGCCTCTTctattgatgagaaagaatTCTCACATGCAGTAGATGAGGATGTCGCCGTGGTTCCTGGTGATGTGGGTGAAATGGGAATCTCCTTTGAATTCGAGACACGAGAGTCCCTTTAGTTGGAGTTCATCTGATGGTTACGGATGTTACAGGCTTGCTATCTTGCTGAACATGGCATAAACGAGTTCGCCAGGTCTCGGGTTATCAATTAAgaatctcaacctcaattgCTAGGGGGCATAAGGGCTACTATCGGTTAGAGCAGCATATGATTGGGACGTGCATATCTTGGGAGACTTGGGGACAATTGCTCAGTATGCTTGGCGTATATAGAACGGTAGCTAATTACACAGCAATGCTCATAATGGCTTATAATCTACTCATTTGTACATAAACCGATGTGTTATTGCCAGTTTCCTTGTTgtttcagcttcagaaccTCAACTTGGGTAAAACAAAGACCACGAGTATGCATGCCACAGCAAGCAAAGCGATATATGCATATAGCAGTAGCCTCCCAAAGTATCCCTTTCCTTCTGTCATCCTCTTGAGCATACCCATTCGCCCCTTCGCCGCCGCCATGCTCTGTTCTGTCTTATCCATTCCCTCACCTGCACGCGCCACTACGTCCTTGTCTGCCTCGAGAGTGGTTGAGAAACGTTGTGAGCTTGACTTTAGAGCACTCGCCATCTGAAGAATCGATTCTGAGAGGGCTTCCTGTTCGTGTCGTTGATGGTCGAGTAAGGCTTcggctgttgctgttgatgtttggGGAGTAGAGGGTTTGCTTCGATTGGCGAAAAGCGCCGCGCGTGCTGTTGAATGGGCAGGCggtgatggagatgaaggtgCGCCTCTTGATCTTAGGTTCTGCGTTGTTTGCGTGGGTCGTTGTTTGTGCTCTTGCGATGTCGTAGACGTGTCAGggggtgttgttgatgctggcgcTGGTACCGTGGCTGTTGTCCCTGGTATCGTCGTTGCCTCGGGGGGCTCTgactcgacatcatcatcttgccCTGAGCTTCCGGTGGGTTGTCCTGTTGATATGGAATCGACCATGCTATCGCTCGGCGTAGGTATTATTTCTGAGAGGATATCTTCTCCGTCGGtactctcatcatcttcgtcctcctcaatTGCCACCTGTCGTGATGTCAGCTTCGATCCTTTGCCTTGTCCCGAAAACCATTTCTTACTTGTCTCAAGTCTTCTAACCGATCCAGTAGCAGTTCTAgaagctctctcttcccATTCAGGTCGCTTTGCACTTCAGCCCTCCGACCTGGCGCTTTGATCCCCAGCGCATCGTGTTCTAGTTTCGTCAAAGAGTGCCGTGCGTATTCGAGGTTCTATGGTTCAGTGTTAGTTTATACGAATGTAGAGTCCGGTGCAGGCGCTCTTACGGATGCTACTCGTGCTCTTTCGAATTCGCTCGATCGCAGTCGTCGTTCGCGGTCGCTATCTGTATGAAGAACAGTCTTTTGTAGTCGCAGCAGTAGGTTCCCCAGCTCTGCTGATGCAATATCGATTGCGCTTCTGTTAATGGGATGTACGGTAGAATGCGAGAGTCGCGCCATGGTCGTATTTTTGTTTCGTTGTCGATCTCCTGTCTCTCCCGTCTCTGGCACTGCCGTTGGTGGTTTGAGTGACGTGTGAGGTTcaaggaagctcaagctctAGCGGGTCTTTGTAGCATGAGCATGTGCCAAGCCACGTCGCAACTTACAAGGCGATACCTAACGACCAACAGAactcttgatgagatcagtCTATGTACAAAAGCTATACAAGAATATCAATTGGTTCATAAACATTGGGTAATCCATTAGAATCAAGGATTTTGATCATCGTTTGACTGCTGTCAGATGAAAGACAATGTTGTTGAGTGTCTGAGTGAGTAGTAAGATCAACCAGCTAATATTCGTGTTTTCATTATCGTTCACAGAGTCAAGGATAAGACAGTAAAGTGACCATACAAGAATCCCCAGAATCAGTACAACAGGTACCTATACAACAGAATACAGGACCCAGCAACATTTATGAGTCGTTTCTAGAGGAACAAAACGTCGTGTCCAA
This region includes:
- a CDS encoding anthranilate synthase component 2 translates to MGSSDIIDHSPHQAEPSPPIPTASNLILIDNYDSFTWNIYQYLVLAGATVTVYRNDKVTVDEIIAKKPTQIIISPGPGHPETDSGVSRDIIRHFAGKVPIFGVCMGLQCIFNVYGGEVSSAGEWLHGKTSPLTHDSKGVFSGLKQGVPVTRYHSLAGTHVTLPEDLEVSSWVAKPDGSPGVIQGVRHKKYTIEGVQFHPESILTEGGRAMITNFLRMQGGTWEENTGFQKSGSANSDDSAAPKPKKNNILQRIYANRKAAVDAQKQIPSQRFEDLQVAYDLNAAPPQIPFVNRLRQSPFDVALMAEIKRGSPSKGIFALDISAPAQARKYALAGASVISVLTEPEWFKGSIEDLRAVRQVLDGMPNRPAILRKEFIFDEYQILEARLAGADTVLLIVKMLDSELLQRLYNYSLQLGMEPLVEVQNAEEMTTAVKLGSKVIGVNNRNLESFEVDLNTTGRLRSMVPESTIICALSGINTHDDVLMNKRDGVNAVLVGEAIMRAPDASVFISQLCSGTEPAAKSDVVSSLYVKICGTRSPEAARKAAESGADFVGICLVPGAKRCISHETALAISEAVHTYPSTRKYDTQVAAVDNKARDYFEAAAQRLRSPRPQLVGIFQNQPLSEVLEKQKQYDLDLVQLHGDEPIEWASLIPVPVVRCFKPGQVGIARRGYHTVPLLDSGSGSGKLLNVTNVQAVLESDPELRVFLAGGLNPDNVAESVKALGPLADRVIGVDVSSGVEEDGKQSLDKIAAFIKAAKEIR